The Populus nigra chromosome 14, ddPopNigr1.1, whole genome shotgun sequence genome has a segment encoding these proteins:
- the LOC133673130 gene encoding probable xyloglucan endotransglucosylase/hydrolase protein 6, which yields MIMTMFLQSLSLRKASVFLFFSFLAFPLNVSARPATFLQDFRVTWSDSHIRQIDGGRAIQLVLDQYSGCGFASKAKYLFGRVSMRIKLIPGDSAGTVTAFYMNSDTDAVRDEVDFEFLGNRTGQPYTVQTNIFAHGKGDREQRVNLWFDPAADFHLYTIFWNHQHIVFFVDDVPIRVYKNNEAKGIPFPKLQPMGVYSTLWEADDWATRGGLEKINWSKAPFYAYYKDFDIEGCPVPGPANCASNRGNWWEGATYQALNAMEARKYRWVRMNHMIYDYCADKSRYPTTPPECVAGI from the exons ATGATCATGACCATGTTTCTTCAATCTCTCTCCCTGAGAAAGGCTagtgtctttcttttcttttccttccttgCATTTCCTCTCAACGTCTCGGCTCGACCGGCAACTTTTCTTCAAGACTTTAGAGTCACATGGTCCGATTCCCATATCAGGCAAATCGATGGAGGGAGGGCTATCCAACTCGTTCTAGACCAATATTCAG GATGTGGGTTTGCATCCAAGGCCAAGTACTTGTTCGGCCGTGTTAGCATGAGGATCAAGCTCATCCCTGGAGACTCTGCTGGGACTGTCACTGCCTTTTAT atGAATTCGGACACCGATGCCGTTCGAGATgaggttgattttgaatttctgGGGAATAGGACAGGGCAGCCTTACACGGTTCAAACAAATATCTTTGCTCATGGAAAGGGTGATAGAGAACAGAGAGTTAACCTGTGGTTTGATCCTGCTGCAGACTTCCACCTCTACACAATTTTCTGGAACCATCAACATATTGT GTTCTTCGTAGATGATGTGCCTATCAGGGTTTACAAGAACAATGAGGCGAAAGGAATTCCATTTCCAAAGCTCCAGCCTATGGGGGTATATTCAACACTGTGGGAGGCCGACGATTGGGCAACAAGAGGTGGCCTAGAAAAGATTAATTGGAGCAAAGCCCCTTTCTATGCATACTACAAGGACTTCGACATCGAGGGATGTCCGGTTCCAGGACCAGCAAACTGTGCTTCAAATCGTGGAAACTGGTGGGAAGGTGCTACTTACCAAGCCCTCAACGCCATGGAAGCTAGGAAATATAGATGGGTCCGTATGAACCACATGATTTATGATTACTGTGCCGACAAATCCCGTTATCCGACTACACCACCAGAGTGCGTTGCCGGTATCTAG